The sequence TAGGAAGATTGGAATATGTGTTTCTTGAGAACAAAAGCTTGCAATTACATGGAGATTTTGACAAACTGAGAGTTGATGAGTGGAAATCTCCAAGGGTAGAACACACATACGTTTTGGATGTTGACATGGGGGAAGAATTGATTCAAAAATCAGCAGATGCTGAGGCTGAGCTAGTTGCACACCACTTGTTTGATCTTTTGCTTCAAAGGGTTGGTTGTAAAAGGAAGCAACCGAGGTGTCACAAGAACTGGAAATTTAAGTATAAAATGGAGGACCTAGGGAGATTCCTGCCACAAAATGATCATTATACATCTATGAGAGTAAAGCACCAAACCTCCAACAGTCTATGTGCTAGTGATCATGTGGGATCATTGGAGAAAATGAGCACTTGTGGTCGTTGGAGAAGTCAACAACAGTCATGGTTCTTCAGTTCTGAAGCTCACGTTGAGAAAAAGATAGTACCCTTCTCAGACTTGGGGAAGAATCTCGTTCAGTACCAGTCTGATCCTACATGTCCCTATCCACCTATCCTCCTTGATACGGTGATGGTTAAAGTGGCAGAGAGTTTAGCTCACTGGAGTAAACAGAAGTGCTCATGGTTGTTGTTCAAACTGAGATTGATGTTTCCTTTACAATGTGAAAAACTCAAGGCTGCTTGGGAAGAGGAATCAGGTACTAAGCAGAGCTACAGGGGAAATGAGAGTGAGCTTCTTCTCTTCGGAAACTCAATAATACCGGTGAGATGGTTTTGTCAAAAAGGAGATTATCGGATGGTTGGAGACCATATCTACAATGAAGAAGTTGTTGTTAGTGTTGTGACTGTAATGACAGAAACTTCAGTTCCAATGATCGTGATCATGGCAAGGGATGACAACACGTTTGATGCAGAACAGCCAATACTCAACAAGACAGTGGTGTTACGAACTGACCACACACACTTATATCTGGAGCAAATAATTCTGGATTGTCGAAGCAAGTGCCTCAGGTTACATGATGGTAACTGGGAGAGACGGTTCTGCAAGAACTGGATGTTTAAGTTCAAAGTTATTGCAACATTACGAAACAACAACACGAGACCTGTTACGCAACCTGTTTGCACACGAGGCTGATACACTGGAGATACAGGAGAAGAACTTTCATGTTGCTGGCCTTACTATCACTGGCCAGTAGAGCACTTAAAGAACTAGACAACAGACGTACCAATGGCCAGAGTAGTGTCAAATCTTCATTTCTGCTGCAATTGTGGACACGAGTTGTTGGTTCTTCAAAACCTTGTGGTCAAGGTTTTCTCAAAGAGGGAGGATTTGCTATAGGAAAAGAAGATACTAAGAGAGCCACGTCATCTCAGCCACGTCAGCAAGAGGAAGCAATTATATAGCTTGAGAAAACAGAAGTTAGGATCATCGAAAAAATATCAAGAAAGTTTGTTATCTTCTTCGCATCTTCTCTGGTTTGTTTCTCTGTGATTTTCCTAGAAAATCACCATGGATTCCTCATCCTTGCTTTTGAGTTGTTTCTACATGTAAACTCTTGGCAGGAGAGAGAGCGATTCTTTGTGTAATACATTGGATCGAATCATACGAGTTactgttcttcttctactttccCTGTTACGTTTTACTGTATCAAGCATCCACTGAGATCAAGCTCTTCAAGGGATTGGAGGTTGATTCCGGTGGGAAGAGTCTCCAGATTTACGCAGTTCTCAATTTTTAATTTCTCCAGCTGATGGAGATTTTGAAATGAAGAAGGAAGTTCCACCAAGCTTGGGATATCCGATAGATACAACTGCCTCATAGATGGAGACATTATCCCCGTGAGGAAAATAAGCGGCTGAACCAAATACAAAAACATGTGTACAAATCAGCTTCAGTAAACAATCCTTGTATTAgtggattctttttttttttgcgactTAGGGTTCTTCAGTAGGAATTTAGTATTGATCtaaattgtcttttttttatttatttgaagtGTCTAGAAATCAAATCTAAATACAAAACTACAAAACGATAGCTAATGTCTTACCACAATGATAAACTACTACAAAGTGAAAGAATAAATATCCTTACTACTATAGAAAAATACTAATATCTTGATAAACCACGTGTATAAAATTCGACCGACCTAGCAACGACAACTATGTGCTTATTTATAAAAGAGGTTACCGAGATTAGGTGTGGTTAATATATTAGTAtttcttttttagttttagttcgATCAAAAATAATTTGTTAACTTTAGGAAACAAAGAGGTTGGAGAAAGCGTGAAGTTTGGAACTACATACATACCTGCACTTTTTCCCATAGTTTCTTACTCTTTAGGTTTTGCATGCTAAGATAACTGAGTTTCTCGAAACGCAAATTCTCCAGATGCAAATCTGAAGGAAATTCTTCGATGGCTGTTTCGCTTAGACAGAGATGTACGATGTTGGTTGAGATTTGAGGCAAAGTCCTCAACCGTGAGCAACCATCGAGATCTAGCTTTTCGAGAGATTTGAGGCTAATGCCAATTGGAATAGTCTCCACATTTCGACAATCCCTCATGTTTAATTTTCTCAGTTTGTTGGGATGTGGAATAGAGGAAGGAAGCTTCACCAAACTATAGCATTGCGAAAGATTAAGTATCTCCAGATTGGTGGCCTTTGAAAGATCTGGCATTTGCATCAGGTCGTGAGAATACCTCAAATCCATCTCCTTGAGATATGGAAGCGCCTGTactcaacaaaacaaaaaggacAAAAACATAGCTCAGTAGAACATGGTTTgttatccaaaaaaataaaataaagattatAATCTCACTGCTGATAACATAACAATCATTCTTAAAACTTACCACAACTCCTTCCCACAGCTTCTCGAGCTTGCTATTCTGCATTTTAAGCTCGACGAGGTTTTCAGGACGAAACTTAGAAGGCAGACATCTCATTGGATAATCTCTCCATCTCAATAATTTCAGTTTAGAATAATCGAAACTTTTGGGTATACGCAATTTCATTGTACCCGATTCATCAGACCCTAAAACTTTTAGGAAACGGAGATTACGCATCCGTTTGAAGGCATTCTCATGTACATGCAACTCCTCAATCGTAGAAATATTCAATGATATACTTAATACCTTTTCAGTACCCTGAAAATTATGTAATATCAATAAGAaacataacaaatttttttttataaatgttattaCTTAATACTTATTACTACTTTTGCTTATAAAATGGCAAAGTTCAAAATCTTATATATCGAGTAATGAGCTAAAGGAGCACGAATATATGAGAACACTTACAATGCCTTTAGTGAGTACATCAAAGATATCTTGTGAATCCTCCAGAAATTCCCTGTTTTCAGGCTTCTCCAGGCGAACAACTTTTTTACCCATCTTCTTTAGCAAACCGTGCATTTCCACCCGACCCTCTCTTACATGAATGAGGGACTTATCAGCTAGATTTTCCAGCCCAACATTAACACTCAAGCCACTATCTGCGAGCAACAACTTCATGTATGCGACTTTTCCACCATTGAAATAGCATGCAATATAGCGAAATATTGTCTTATCTTCTTCGCTACTTAATCCATCATAGCTGATTCttgatattttttcaattttcccATTTTTACCGGTCTGAAGCATTGACAACGAATCCATCCAGTACTCATTGTCCCTCCCCCGTAGAGATGAACCCAAAACAGTAAGACCTAAAGGACTACCCACAAGTCTTGTAATTTCATATACAAGCTCCTCAAAACCTTCAGGTGGAGACTTTTCCCTAAAAGCAGATCGACATAATATTTCTCGAGCGACGTCTTCAGATGGGAGACAGACCTCGTAAATGTGTTCAATCCCATGGGCCCTTAAGAAATGCTTATCATTTGTAACCACAATGATTCTGCTCCCACTTCCAAACCATTGAGTTTGACCAACCAAGGAATCTAGCACCACTTGATCGTTGAGATCATCAATGAAAACAAGAACTTTATGGTGCTTCAGCCTCCCTGCTAATTCACCTAATTGACTTATCTCTATATCCTTTTTCCCTAGAATTTTCGATAGGAATTCCGATTGTAAATGCAACTTCAAGTTGTAGTCGTATGGGTTGGCTTGACTGTAAATGTCCATACTCTTAGATAAAAAAGCCCTGTCAATGAAAATTCTGCCTTGAAAGTGTCGAGAAAGTCGGTTGAACAGAACTCTCGCAATCGTAGTCTTGCCGATCCCTGAACAACCCCATATACCAACCATCCTCACTTCCTCTGATTCCAACTGCAGCAACACACTCATTTCAGCTATATGATCTTCAATACCGACAAAGTTCTCAGAATCCTCTGATGGAGTTAGAAGTAGCTTATCCGAAACATCACTGACAATTTCTTCAATCATTTTTGCTTCGCTATCCCTAACAACAAGAAAGATAATTTCACAATCTAGCAATCAGAAATGTAACTTCACACACATATAAAAACTTTTATTCAAGAATGAAGGGTTCATAAAACCGTACCAGTTAACAGAATGATACCCGAGGGTATTGGCTACATCGGTCAAAGCTCTCCTCCATTGAATTATCACTTCCTCTGTTTTATTCTTGCATGTTTCTTCAAAGATATTACCAAAGTCACCGGTTTGTTTCCTCACATGGGAAGGATCCAAACGGTAGAAAACAGGTATCACCATTTGACCACACTCTTCCCTGCACTTGACGATCTCCAGCAGCTCATTAAGACACCAGCTTGAAGATGCGTACTTATTGGAGAAGATAACCACAGCGATCCTCGAATCTCTAATGGCCTGTTTAAGCTCGGGACCCAATGATAGACTTCTCTGGGTCTCGTTGTCTTTGAAAGCAATGATCAACCTTTTGTCAAGCTCCTTTAGAAAGTGGCTGAGGAAAGTAATACGGACGTCTTCCCCACTGAAGCTCGGGAAAACATCGTACGTACAAGTgcgagaagaggaagaggaagaagataatgagagagcCATAGAGACAGAGACAGTGAGAACTGAGAGAGGAGCAAAATAATTTGAAGGAAAAGAAGGTGATTGATCTTCTGAAGAATGTAAGAGCATAGAACTTAGGAGATTGGAGTGTAGCGCAACTTGAAGGAAGTTTCCTATTTGTTGACTTAGTTACGTCCACACACATATGTTTCTCCTTATCTTAACATTATTGTAGCTGTACTGTTTTCAGTATTAACATTTATTGGCCGTAAGTCTTGGACTTTTCTCCTCTTTAACATTTGTTAATGTATGTTACTAATGTGTTTCCTTAGAGGATTTTGATAGCAAGCTTAAACAACAGAGAGATTGATGCTCACAGAGCTTACGCTTACTGAGACCAAATGAAATAAAGCTCGAATAGAGCTGTACTATGCAAAGCAAGTAAAGAAAGTAGAAAGCTTTAGTTTTGTCACCAAGAACAAAAGATGTCGAAttgatatttcatatattttaggTAGAAGAAGGCTGAATTGAATTTACGGCAGCCAAAGTCCCTCACTTAAACATTACAAGTTGAGTTTATAGGAAATACACATGAGAGAAAACCCTAGACACACTGGGCATTGCTTGCTTCTTGCTAATATTAGGCTTTTCCTTACAGCCTTACAGGTTTATATGAACTCATCATGAGTATTCTGTGGACATACGACATGTCTACAAGGACAACAAAGATAATCTGATTTTCAAGCGAAATTTGAGACATGCTAGAtcattaaaatcaaaatttggaGATGATAAATCGTTGCCTATCTCGGGTTTAAGCTGGCttgaaaaagaattaaaaaagaaaaaactgttGGACCAATTTATTAAGCCCAATggctttaataaaaaattggaaatgatgaaaagaaatggGCATGCGGGAGTTAACACAAGAAGCTTTTCATGACTTTAATGAAGGAGTTTTAATAACATCCCACATCGGTTACACGAGGAGAAAACGAGCAGTATATATAAGTGTATACACTTACAATAGATTAAACGGctcagaggaagagagagctccccacgCGCGCGCCGCCGCCGCCCGGCCGGCTCGGCTCGGGCTCGGGCTCGGGCTCGGGCTCGGGTGTCGGCCTTTGGCCCGATAAGAACTATTttttttggaccaagttaagctcaacACTTTGCCATTTAAAATCTCAAAAACAAcatgcattttattttaaaacgacAAGCAGTTtgtctataaaataaaaaacgtcATGCATTTCATCCTCtcgagataagagagagagagagagagagagagcgagtcTTGGGGAATAAGTTTGTAACTTAAACTTCCCGAGATCTTTGCCAAATCCCCACTAACGTGCGCACGTTATGCAACAGTTACGGGAAGTCGCTCCTCGTCCATCCTTTTAAATACAACTCGTCTCTCTTCTCATTTCTCTAACTTTTTCCATATCAaaatccaacagcaaaaatccctctgcgtaagtctattttgcgagagtgtttcgtagaatttatagttcgatagggcgatcacgagtgaggcgtgattcgtctgccatggttttatcctgggactctatattcgtacagttccgtctcactaacggagcgaatattttgagttaaggaaagagatcatatctcgACTCCATGTCTCTTTGCGAATACGATTTCTTATCGTTCTTGTATTCGTCTTTACATTCGTATATTTCCTTAACATCGTTTCTTATTTTATCGTTTATGTCAGTCCGGTTTTCCGGCTTTTACAATCTTAACTCAAAATCGCTTTATTCCTAAAGCTCGAATCCGGTTGAAGAACGATTTATAAAAACGGGTTTTCGAACcgtgtttgcgatttgctttCTAGCACTTCCGCGAAACGTTTTATTCTTATCTGATAACGATGTTTGCGATTTGCTATACGCTTATCCGCGAAACGTTTCTGTGTTATTCTGAAAACGCGTTTGCGATTTGCTTTATAGCACTTCCGCGAAACGTTTCTGTTTTATTTCATTACGATTTGCGGATTGCTTTCTAGCATTTTTGCAAAACGTTTTTGATACATCTTCAAAACGTTCTATAAAATGAATCGTTTCAAGACCGCTTTCTTAAGCGAGTTTGTGAAACATTCTAAGTCTATAAAAAAAGGTTTCTGCGAACGCCTTTAAGCGAGTTTGCAAAACGTTTTCTCAAGACTATATCGATATGATTTGGTTCAAACACCAAAAATGAACATCGATTTTAgactattattttctttaaaataatatgttatttgtTGAATGGAGTACTAATCCgttttttcatgttttctctACAGAAAAATGACAAACGATAACAACAATCCCATTGGCACCTCCGATGTCATTCAGACTCCACTCAACGCTGCATCAACTGATGCAACTGGCGTGACAACCGCTGGAAACATCACGGCGTCAACCACTGCAGCAACAACAAGCACTATCCTCCCTGCAGGAAATGCTGCTGATGAAACCACTCGCCGTAGTCTATTCGGTGCTGGTCTTTATCAGACGGGTTCAATTTCTGGAACCGCAAGTGGTCCGGTGGCAGTTCAAACTCCTCCGGCTGTCCCTAGTGTGTTCACTCAAGGACTGATGCCAAACCAGTTTGATGGCAAAGGCTTCAAGACGTGGCAGAAGAAGATGTTGTTCTTCCTGACAACGATGAAGCTAGACAAGTTCATCCAGGAGGATAAGCCCATTATGCCTTACGGGATTGATGATGTTCACAGTCTCGCAACTGTAGACATATGGGTGCATTCGGACTTCATCTGCAAAGGCTACATTTTGGGTCGCCTCATTGACCCATTGTACCGTATCTACTGTGAGTTCCCCATGGCGAAAGAGCTATGGAGATCACTGGACAAGAAGTACAGAGGTGAGGACGCTGGCTGCCAGAAGTATGTGGTTTCAAAATTCTACGACTTCAAAATGGTGGATTCAAAACCCATCATGGATCAGGTGGAAGCGCTTCAGCTCATTTGCCATGAAATCGCTGCTGAAGGAATGTCTATCTGCGAGACATTCACAACTCTCAGCTTCATTGAAAAGCTTCCTCCAAGCTATGCGGATTTCAAGAACTACTTGAagcataagaagaagaagatggggctCGAGGAGCTCATCATGAGGCTTCAGATGGAATCCAGAAACCGAATTGCTGACAAGGTCACTGCTAAGGAGCACAGTGTCAACATGGCTGAGCACAAAGGCAAAGGAAAGGCAC comes from Brassica rapa cultivar Chiifu-401-42 chromosome A02, CAAS_Brap_v3.01, whole genome shotgun sequence and encodes:
- the LOC103853747 gene encoding protein VARIATION IN COMPOUND TRIGGERED ROOT growth response isoform X2, coding for MLLHSSEDQSPSFPSNYFAPLSVLTVSVSMALSLSSSSSSSRTCTYDVFPSFSGEDVRITFLSHFLKELDKRLIIAFKDNETQRSLSLGPELKQAIRDSRIAVVIFSNKYASSSWCLNELLEIVKCREECGQMVIPVFYRLDPSHVRKQTGDFGNIFEETCKNKTEEVIIQWRRALTDVANTLGYHSVNWDSEAKMIEEIVSDVSDKLLLTPSEDSENFVGIEDHIAEMSVLLQLESEEVRMVGIWGCSGIGKTTIARVLFNRLSRHFQGRIFIDRAFLSKSMDIYSQANPYDYNLKLHLQSEFLSKILGKKDIEISQLGELAGRLKHHKVLVFIDDLNDQVVLDSLVGQTQWFGSGSRIIVVTNDKHFLRAHGIEHIYEVCLPSEDVAREILCRSAFREKSPPEGFEELVYEITRLVGSPLGLTVLGSSLRGRDNEYWMDSLSMLQTGKNGKIEKISRISYDGLSSEEDKTIFRYIACYFNGGKVAYMKLLLADSGLSVNVGLENLADKSLIHVREGRVEMHGLLKKMGKKVVRLEKPENREFLEDSQDIFDVLTKGIGTEKVLSISLNISTIEELHVHENAFKRMRNLRFLKVLGSDESGTMKLRIPKSFDYSKLKLLRWRDYPMRCLPSKFRPENLVELKMQNSKLEKLWEGVVALPYLKEMDLRYSHDLMQMPDLSKATNLEILNLSQCYSLVKLPSSIPHPNKLRKLNMRDCRNVETIPIGISLKSLEKLDLDGCSRLRTLPQISTNIVHLCLSETAIEEFPSDLHLENLRFEKLSYLSMQNLKSKKLWEKVQPLIFLTGIMSPSMRQLYLSDIPSLVELPSSFQNLHQLEKLKIENCVNLETLPTGINLQSLEELDLSGCSKLRTFPDISTNIQTLNLNETEIEEVPCWIEKFSRLEVLYMNDCINLETLPTGINLQTLSFLYLNGCSRLRTFPGISTNIVCLYLSETAIEEVPWWIEKFSRLRVLYMNGCINLETVLDLDHRYLDILNLSGCSKLRTFPNISTNIRRLNLSETGIEEVPCWIGKFFFCLLKLKMSGCSKLRTFPNISTNIVRLNLNETAIEEVPCWIEKFSKLEILKMKGCINLETLPTGINLQSLRELNLSGCSRLRTFPDISTNIQWLYLSETAIEEVPCWIEKFTRLEELEMNGCNKLKSVSLNISKLGDPYLVDFSDCKVMTGGSWSFSGGCTTFANFTNCLNLDQEALFRQNTHLGCRLCLSGEEVPSYFTHRTTVTSSSSSLTVRLLPSSLSNPFLRFRACIVLNEDNSAWVTSFGFKGRFWNSFDSFGQAQYFQKPKKISSMKKSVKGSYLLILECSIQAEMNYTHVDLQLDFAYCEYKVKEWGIRLCSSADNQLGYPNTLPHVFQTGEGNTLNEAGQGKKSGGEDEVTESSSKRMRIS
- the LOC103853747 gene encoding protein VARIATION IN COMPOUND TRIGGERED ROOT growth response isoform X1 — translated: MLLHSSEDQSPSFPSNYFAPLSVLTVSVSMALSLSSSSSSSRTCTYDVFPSFSGEDVRITFLSHFLKELDKRLIIAFKDNETQRSLSLGPELKQAIRDSRIAVVIFSNKYASSSWCLNELLEIVKCREECGQMVIPVFYRLDPSHVRKQTGDFGNIFEETCKNKTEEVIIQWRRALTDVANTLGYHSVNWDSEAKMIEEIVSDVSDKLLLTPSEDSENFVGIEDHIAEMSVLLQLESEEVRMVGIWGCSGIGKTTIARVLFNRLSRHFQGRIFIDRAFLSKSMDIYSQANPYDYNLKLHLQSEFLSKILGKKDIEISQLGELAGRLKHHKVLVFIDDLNDQVVLDSLVGQTQWFGSGSRIIVVTNDKHFLRAHGIEHIYEVCLPSEDVAREILCRSAFREKSPPEGFEELVYEITRLVGSPLGLTVLGSSLRGRDNEYWMDSLSMLQTGKNGKIEKISRISYDGLSSEEDKTIFRYIACYFNGGKVAYMKLLLADSGLSVNVGLENLADKSLIHVREGRVEMHGLLKKMGKKVVRLEKPENREFLEDSQDIFDVLTKGIGTEKVLSISLNISTIEELHVHENAFKRMRNLRFLKVLGSDESGTMKLRIPKSFDYSKLKLLRWRDYPMRCLPSKFRPENLVELKMQNSKLEKLWEGVVALPYLKEMDLRYSHDLMQMPDLSKATNLEILNLSQCYSLVKLPSSIPHPNKLRKLNMRDCRNVETIPIGISLKSLEKLDLDGCSRLRTLPQISTNIVHLCLSETAIEEFPSDLHLENLRFEKLSYLSMQNLKSKKLWEKVQPLIFLTGIMSPSMRQLYLSDIPSLVELPSSFQNLHQLEKLKIENCVNLETLPTGINLQSLEELDLSGCSKLRTFPDISTNIQTLNLNETEIEEVPCWIEKFSRLEVLYMNDCINLETLPTGINLQTLSFLYLNGCSRLRTFPGISTNIVCLYLSETAIEEVPWWIEKFSRLRVLYMNGCINLETVLDLDHRYLDILNLSGCSKLRTFPNISTNIRRLNLSETGIEEVPCWIGKFFFCLLKLKMSGCSKLRTFPNISTNIVRLNLNETAIEEVPCWIEKFSKLEILKMKGCINLETLPTGINLQSLRELNLSGCSRLRTFPDISTNIQWLYLSETAIEEVPPWIEKSILHGLYMNGCINLETLPTGINLQYLEVLDLRGCSRLRTFPDISTNIQWLYLSETAIEEVPCWIEKFTRLEELEMNGCNKLKSVSLNISKLGDPYLVDFSDCKVMTGGSWSFSGGCTTFANFTNCLNLDQEALFRQNTHLGCRLCLSGEEVPSYFTHRTTVTSSSSSLTVRLLPSSLSNPFLRFRACIVLNEDNSAWVTSFGFKGRFWNSFDSFGQAQYFQKPKKISSMKKSVKGSYLLILECSIQAEMNYTHVDLQLDFAYCEYKVKEWGIRLCSSADNQLGYPNTLPHVFQTGEGNTLNEAGQGKKSGGEDEVTESSSKRMRIS